A region of the Desulfobaccales bacterium genome:
CATCTGGGGTGAACCGCCGCCCGGGAGGAGTTCGGGGGAAGCGATGCAAGCCATGGAAGAGATCGTTTCGAAGCTGCCCAAGGGCATCGGCTTTGACTGGACCGGGCTCTCCTACCAGGAGCGGATGGCAAAGTCCCAGACCGGGCTGCTCTACGCCTTTTCCATGATCGTGATTTTTCTCTGCCTGGCGGCCCTGTACGAGAGCTGGACCGTTCCTATCGCGATCTTACTGGCCTTACCGCTCGGGGTCATCGGCGGAGTGGTGGCCTCATCGCTTCGGGGACTGCCTAACGATGTGTACTTCCAGATCGGGCTCCTCACCGTTTTAGGTCTCACGACCAAAAACGCCATTTTGATCGTTCAGTTCGCCATGGCCAAGGTAGACGAGGGCATGGGGTTGATCGAGGCCACGCTGGAAGGGGCCAAATTAAGGCTGCGGCCCATCGTCATGACCTCGCTGGCCTTCGGCTTCGGCGTCCTCCCCCTGGCAATGGCCACCGGGGCCGGCGCTGGAGCGCAAACGGCCATCGGCACCGGCGTCCTGGGCGGGATGGCTACGGCCACCTTCCTGGCGATCTTCTTCATCCCCCTCTTTTTTGTAGGGGTGGTGCAACTGTTTGGAAAAAAGCCAGTCGCCCAAACGGAAGAGCCGGGTTCGGATACTCCGAATCCTCCAGAGGGGCAGTGACATGATAAAGAAGCTATATTCTTTTTTGGCAATAACGGCCGTTCTTCTCAGCGGTTGCACCATGACGCCGAAATATACCCGGCCCGATGCGCCGGTTCCCGCGGGCTGGCCCGGTGGTCAGGCCTACAAAGAGACCCCAGCCATGCAAGGGGCTCCGGCTGCCGCCGACCTGCAATGGCGGGAATTCTTCGCCGATACGCGGCTTCAAACGGTCATCGCGAAAGCCTTGAACAACAACCGTGATCTGCGCGTGGCCGCCTTGAATGTTGAAAGAGCGCGCGCGTTATACCGCGTCCAGCGCGCCGAGCTTTTCCCGAAGGTGGAAACGGGCCTCATAGCCAGCAAGCAACACGTTAGAATTTCCGGCACCACCGGTTTGGTGACCTTGGAGGAGTATGGCGCCAATCTGGGCATCACTTCCTGGGAGATTGATCTCTTCGGCCGTATCCGCAGCCTGGGAAAAAGGGCGTTGGAGGAATACTTCGCCACGGAACAGGCCCGCCGCGGCGCGCAGATATTGCTAGTGTCCGAAGTTGCCAACGCTTATCTGACCCTTGCCGCGGATCGGGAAAACCTCCAACTGGCCAAATCCACCCTCGAGGCCCAGCAGGCCTCTTACAAGGTGATTCGACGGCGCTTTGAAGTCGGGCTCGCCCCCGAACTGGATCTTCGCCAGGTCCAAACCAGAGTGGATGCGGCGCGGGTTGACGTCGCCCAATACACCGAACGGGCCGCTCAAGATGCAAATGCCCTTAACCTGCTGGCAGGCTCGCCGGTGCCCGCCGATTTGTTGCCGGGACAGTTGAGCGTTGTCAAACCGTTGCCGGACGTTTCGCCCGGGATGTCCTCCGAAGTGCTTCTGTGTCGCCCTGATATTCTTCAGTCGGAATACTTACTCAAGGCCGCCAATGCAAATATCGGCGCCGCCCGGGCGGCTTTCTTTCCCCGCATTTCTCTCACGTCCGCGATAGGCAGCGCCAGCGGTGATCTGTC
Encoded here:
- a CDS encoding efflux transporter outer membrane subunit is translated as MIKKLYSFLAITAVLLSGCTMTPKYTRPDAPVPAGWPGGQAYKETPAMQGAPAAADLQWREFFADTRLQTVIAKALNNNRDLRVAALNVERARALYRVQRAELFPKVETGLIASKQHVRISGTTGLVTLEEYGANLGITSWEIDLFGRIRSLGKRALEEYFATEQARRGAQILLVSEVANAYLTLAADRENLQLAKSTLEAQQASYKVIRRRFEVGLAPELDLRQVQTRVDAARVDVAQYTERAAQDANALNLLAGSPVPADLLPGQLSVVKPLPDVSPGMSSEVLLCRPDILQSEYLLKAANANIGAARAAFFPRISLTSAIGSASGDLSGLFKSGSFVWNYAPQVVLPIFDARTWSALNVTKVDKEIAIAQYEKAIQAAFKDVADALARRGTLGDRMEAQQSLLDATAQTYRLSTARYEKGIDIYLNVLDAQRSLYSAQQGLIAVRLAKLANQVRLYAVLGGGGGPSTP